One segment of Massilia sp. Se16.2.3 DNA contains the following:
- the cdiI gene encoding ribonuclease toxin immunity protein CdiI codes for MRKLSTIFKKFIGQNAVTQTKKVFESLNCHTDDEYQAKEFLNSMYSQGRFVRAIEGIVNREDIIVNDEYCLFPEPDLNEPIAHFEGVKFVAFDSELVISEAACSTIIDQACANYLRLHPEDTGEINAILQKRLF; via the coding sequence GTACCATCTTTAAGAAATTTATTGGGCAGAATGCTGTGACTCAGACAAAAAAAGTGTTTGAAAGTCTAAATTGTCACACGGACGACGAGTATCAGGCTAAGGAGTTCCTGAACTCAATGTACTCACAAGGTCGTTTTGTTCGTGCAATAGAGGGTATCGTAAATAGGGAAGACATCATTGTTAACGATGAATATTGCCTGTTTCCTGAGCCAGACCTGAATGAGCCAATAGCGCACTTTGAAGGCGTTAAATTCGTCGCTTTTGACAGCGAACTGGTGATTTCCGAAGCGGCTTGCTCTACGATTATTGATCAGGCATGCGCGAACTACCTTCGCTTGCATCCGGAAGATACGGGTGAGATCAATGCGATTCTACAAAAACGGCTGTTCTGA
- a CDS encoding GDP-L-fucose synthase: MKNPEPRIYVAGHRGLVGSAIVRALRARGHTSIVTRTHQELELTDQPSVRAFFRSERIDHVYLAAARVGGIHANNTYPAEFIYDNLMVQANVIHEAWRAGVDRLLFLGSSCIYPRLAAQPIREEYLMEGALEPTNEPYAVAKIAGIKLCESYNRQYGTDFRSVMPTNLYGPGDNYHPQNSHVIPALVRRFHEAKANCAQEVVIWGSGKPMREFLYVDDMAMASLHVMHLAPETYAANTGPMHSHINVGTGQDVSIGELAHLVGEVVGFEGRIVFDASKPDGTPRKLLDVSKLRALGWSASTPLREGLRRAYSAFLAVEVADAPA, from the coding sequence TTGAAGAATCCAGAACCCCGCATCTATGTCGCCGGCCATCGCGGCCTCGTTGGTTCCGCCATCGTACGCGCGCTGCGCGCACGCGGCCACACGAGCATCGTCACGCGCACGCACCAGGAACTCGAGCTGACCGACCAGCCGTCCGTCCGCGCCTTCTTCCGCAGCGAGCGCATCGACCATGTCTATCTGGCGGCGGCACGGGTGGGCGGCATCCACGCCAACAATACCTATCCTGCCGAATTTATTTACGACAATCTGATGGTGCAGGCGAATGTCATTCACGAGGCCTGGCGCGCCGGCGTGGATCGGCTCTTGTTCCTCGGCTCGTCCTGCATTTACCCTCGCCTGGCGGCGCAGCCGATTCGCGAGGAGTACCTGATGGAAGGTGCGCTCGAACCGACCAACGAGCCCTACGCCGTCGCCAAGATTGCCGGCATCAAGCTCTGTGAAAGCTACAACCGTCAATACGGCACCGATTTTCGCAGCGTCATGCCAACGAATCTGTACGGACCGGGCGACAACTACCATCCGCAAAACAGCCACGTGATCCCGGCCCTGGTACGGCGCTTCCACGAAGCGAAGGCGAACTGCGCGCAGGAGGTCGTCATCTGGGGCAGCGGCAAACCGATGCGCGAGTTCCTCTATGTCGACGACATGGCCATGGCCAGTCTCCATGTCATGCACCTGGCGCCGGAAACCTATGCCGCGAACACCGGTCCGATGCATTCCCATATCAATGTCGGCACCGGACAGGACGTCAGCATCGGCGAGCTGGCCCATCTCGTGGGCGAAGTGGTCGGGTTTGAAGGACGCATCGTGTTCGATGCCTCCAAGCCCGACGGCACGCCACGCAAGCTGCTCGATGTGTCGAAGTTGCGCGCACTTGGCTGGAGCGCCAGTACGCCGCTGCGCGAAGGGCTGCGCCGGGCGTATTCCGCCTTCCTTGCCGTCGAGGTAGCCGATGCGCCCGCCTGA
- the epsF gene encoding chain length determinant protein EpsF: MNLYQFLLLLRARRRLILSTLLVTVLLALGWSLIQNKTYTATASVLLNYKGVDPLTGVTTPGQLLPGYMATQIDIITSKNVALRVVDRLRLATSPVVIAQFQDATDGKGSVRDWLADLLLRKLEIKPARESSVVEISFKGADPAFAAAVANAFAEEYQNASVQLKTEPMKKAASYFNEQTKQLRDNVETAQARLSKYQQEKGIVSLDNNRVDIELARLNDLSSQLVAAQAAALEATSRERMAGGNAVHSPDVANNPLVQNLRVALASAEAKLAEGAARYGSNHPQYRAARAEVDKMRADLNAALGTVSKSVGGNAQVLRQREEELRAALAAQKTRVLELNRTRDELGVLLKDLDSAQRAFDAASGRFSQTRIEAQAEQSDIAVLNPAVAPAEPSGPRVLLNTLVAILLGSILGVGLALLLELLQRPVRSGADVHDLLGIPVLGTIEWQAPRPRSGLRALMAPRRLLRLN, encoded by the coding sequence ATGAACCTCTATCAATTCCTGTTGTTGCTGCGCGCACGGCGACGCCTGATCCTGTCGACCCTGCTGGTGACGGTGTTGCTGGCGCTCGGCTGGAGCCTGATCCAGAACAAGACCTACACCGCGACCGCATCGGTACTGCTCAACTATAAAGGCGTGGACCCGCTCACCGGTGTGACCACACCCGGGCAGCTGCTGCCCGGCTACATGGCGACCCAGATCGACATCATCACCAGCAAGAACGTGGCATTGCGCGTCGTCGACCGCCTGCGCCTGGCGACCAGCCCGGTCGTGATCGCGCAGTTCCAGGACGCTACCGACGGCAAGGGCAGCGTGCGCGACTGGCTGGCCGACCTGCTGCTGCGCAAGCTCGAAATCAAGCCGGCGCGCGAATCGAGCGTCGTCGAAATCAGCTTCAAGGGCGCCGATCCGGCCTTCGCCGCCGCGGTCGCGAACGCGTTCGCCGAGGAATACCAGAACGCCTCCGTGCAGCTCAAGACCGAGCCGATGAAAAAGGCGGCGTCCTATTTCAATGAGCAGACGAAACAGCTGCGCGACAACGTCGAGACGGCCCAGGCGCGCCTGTCGAAATACCAGCAGGAGAAGGGCATCGTCAGCCTCGACAACAATCGTGTCGACATCGAGCTGGCGCGCCTGAACGACTTGTCCTCGCAGCTCGTGGCGGCGCAGGCGGCAGCGCTCGAGGCTACCTCGCGCGAACGCATGGCGGGGGGCAATGCCGTACACTCGCCGGATGTGGCCAACAATCCCCTGGTGCAGAATCTGCGCGTAGCACTCGCGTCGGCTGAAGCCAAACTGGCGGAAGGCGCTGCCCGCTACGGCAGCAACCACCCGCAGTACCGTGCTGCGCGCGCCGAAGTCGACAAGATGCGCGCAGACCTGAATGCCGCGCTCGGTACGGTGTCGAAGAGCGTCGGCGGCAATGCGCAGGTGTTGCGCCAGCGCGAGGAGGAATTGCGTGCCGCCCTGGCGGCCCAGAAGACCCGGGTGCTCGAGCTGAACCGCACTCGCGACGAACTCGGCGTCCTGCTGAAGGACCTCGACAGCGCGCAGCGCGCCTTCGATGCGGCCAGCGGGCGCTTCTCCCAGACCCGGATCGAAGCCCAGGCCGAGCAGTCCGATATCGCGGTGCTGAACCCGGCGGTCGCGCCGGCCGAACCCTCAGGCCCGCGGGTCCTGCTCAACACCCTGGTGGCAATTCTGCTGGGCAGCATCCTTGGCGTGGGCCTGGCCTTGCTGCTGGAATTGCTGCAACGGCCCGTGCGGTCCGGTGCCGACGTGCACGACCTGCTGGGTATCCCTGTGTTGGGCACCATCGAGTGGCAGGCGCCGCGCCCGCGTAGCGGCCTGCGCGCGTTGATGGCACCGCGGCGCCTGTTGCGCCTGAACTGA
- the epsL gene encoding XrtB/PEP-CTERM-associated polysaccharide biosynthesis outer membrane protein EpsL — MSRNRSHPLALVAGLILSAPGWAIPGSSLDVYGRVGWAHDDNLLRIPENEPAFDNQRADSWTTAEFGAVVDKTLRRQRLLAVGKLSKVKFDHFRQLDYDGKDLQASWYWELGKRFSGQLGSTYAQTLAPYTDFRSNERNLRRQRRGFFEGGWKLHPRWEAHAAFSREKFEYELAAQAYNNRTEKVAELEGRYLARSGSAVGLVLRRIEGRYANRRPFATSPLTDDFHQDELKARVEWKASGSTTLQALAGYARRTQPSFGPGRTSGANGRITVLHEPRGKFAYRSSVWRDFAPLESSIVSYTLNKGVSAGATWNATAKLRVDADAVYERRNYNQRIAFSAPDGLDDTLRSATLKASWAVRRKLSVSAAYVHQARTGSAVLGIGNFKSNTVVLNASAQF, encoded by the coding sequence ATGTCGAGAAACCGCTCCCATCCGCTTGCACTGGTGGCTGGCCTCATCCTGTCGGCGCCGGGCTGGGCCATTCCCGGAAGCTCGCTCGACGTCTACGGCCGCGTTGGCTGGGCACATGACGACAATCTGCTGCGCATTCCGGAAAACGAGCCCGCTTTCGACAACCAGCGCGCCGATTCCTGGACTACGGCGGAGTTCGGCGCGGTGGTCGACAAAACGCTGCGCCGCCAGCGCCTGCTGGCCGTGGGCAAGCTCTCGAAAGTGAAATTCGACCATTTCCGCCAGCTCGACTACGACGGCAAGGACCTGCAAGCCTCCTGGTACTGGGAACTCGGCAAGCGTTTCTCCGGCCAGCTCGGCAGCACCTACGCCCAGACGCTTGCGCCCTATACGGATTTCCGCAGCAACGAGCGCAACCTGAGGCGGCAACGCCGCGGCTTTTTCGAAGGAGGGTGGAAGCTGCATCCGCGCTGGGAAGCGCATGCCGCGTTCTCGCGCGAGAAATTCGAGTACGAGCTGGCCGCGCAGGCCTACAACAACCGCACCGAGAAGGTCGCCGAGCTCGAAGGACGCTACCTGGCGCGCAGCGGCAGCGCCGTCGGCCTGGTGTTGCGCCGCATCGAAGGCAGGTATGCCAATCGCCGCCCCTTTGCCACGAGCCCGCTGACCGACGATTTCCACCAGGACGAGCTCAAGGCACGGGTCGAGTGGAAGGCGAGCGGCTCCACCACGCTGCAGGCGCTGGCCGGCTATGCCAGGCGTACCCAGCCATCGTTCGGTCCGGGGCGCACGAGCGGCGCAAACGGCCGCATCACGGTGCTGCATGAGCCGCGCGGCAAGTTCGCCTACCGCAGTTCCGTGTGGCGCGATTTCGCTCCGCTCGAGAGTTCCATCGTCAGCTACACCCTGAACAAGGGCGTCAGTGCCGGCGCTACCTGGAACGCGACGGCGAAGCTGCGCGTTGATGCCGACGCGGTCTACGAGCGGCGCAACTACAACCAGCGCATCGCCTTCAGCGCCCCGGATGGCCTGGACGACACGCTGCGTTCGGCTACCCTCAAGGCGAGCTGGGCGGTGCGGCGCAAGCTGAGCGTGTCCGCAGCCTATGTCCACCAGGCCCGGACCGGCTCCGCGGTACTGGGCATCGGCAACTTCAAGTCGAACACGGTCGTCCTCAACGCGAGCGCACAGTTCTGA
- a CDS encoding ATP-binding cassette domain-containing protein, whose product MAVISLSSAQLAFGHVALLDHADFSLESGERVGLIGRNGTGKSSLLKIIAGRFKLDDGLLVMQQGIKIAYVEQEPSFDPESTVFDAVAAGMGELQGMLAEYEALTGQFGQGDDEALMERMHVLQVKLDATDGWNLNNKVDTTLDRLGLARDAKMGTLSGGMQKRVALAVALVSAPDVLLLDEPTNHLDFKSILWLEGLLRDFRGSVLFITHDRSFLDNVATRIIELDRGKLLSFPGNFSTYQERKRELLANEEVENAKFDKFLAQEEVWIRKGVQARRTRDEGRVRRLEALRLQRAARRDTQGQIKLDVGTGERSGKIVAELENVSKSYGEKVIITDFTGTIMRGDKVGLIGPNGAGKTTLLKIILGEETADSGTTRLGTKLNVAYFDQMRAQLNEEASLADTISPGSDWVEVNGQRKHVMTYLNDFLFAPERARSPVKSLSGGERNRLLLARLFAKPANCLVLDEPTNDLDIDTLELLEELLEDYTGTVFLVSHDRTFLDNVVTQVIVAEGQGMWREYVGGYSDWERVKSQAPQVAAASAKSVPAKNAEPAAPAAAAAAVKKVKLSYKEQRELEELPQLIASLEDEQSAITAQLNAPDFYKTNPADARRINARFAEIDELLMDALERWERIEARARGDA is encoded by the coding sequence ATGGCAGTCATCTCCCTTTCGTCCGCGCAACTCGCGTTCGGCCACGTCGCGCTGCTCGATCACGCGGACTTTTCCCTCGAATCCGGCGAACGGGTCGGCTTGATCGGCCGTAACGGCACCGGCAAGTCCTCGCTGCTGAAAATTATCGCCGGGCGCTTCAAGCTCGACGATGGCCTGTTGGTCATGCAGCAAGGCATCAAGATCGCCTATGTCGAGCAAGAGCCGAGCTTCGATCCGGAGTCGACCGTGTTCGATGCGGTCGCCGCCGGCATGGGCGAACTGCAAGGGATGCTGGCCGAGTACGAAGCGCTGACCGGCCAGTTCGGCCAGGGCGACGACGAGGCGCTGATGGAACGCATGCACGTGTTGCAGGTCAAGCTCGACGCCACCGACGGCTGGAACTTGAACAACAAGGTCGATACCACGCTCGACCGCCTGGGCCTGGCGCGCGACGCGAAGATGGGCACGCTCTCGGGCGGGATGCAGAAGCGCGTGGCGCTGGCGGTCGCCCTGGTGTCGGCACCGGACGTGCTGCTGCTGGACGAACCGACCAACCACCTCGATTTCAAGTCGATCCTGTGGCTGGAAGGGCTGCTGCGCGATTTCCGCGGCTCGGTCCTGTTCATCACCCACGACCGCAGCTTCCTCGACAACGTCGCCACCCGCATCATCGAACTCGACCGCGGCAAGCTGTTGTCGTTCCCGGGCAATTTCTCGACGTACCAGGAGCGCAAGCGCGAACTGCTGGCGAACGAGGAAGTCGAGAACGCCAAGTTCGACAAGTTCCTGGCCCAGGAAGAAGTCTGGATCCGCAAGGGCGTGCAGGCGCGCCGTACCCGCGACGAAGGCCGTGTCCGCCGCCTGGAGGCGCTGCGCCTGCAGCGCGCCGCGCGCCGCGATACGCAGGGGCAGATCAAGCTTGACGTCGGCACGGGCGAACGCTCCGGCAAGATCGTCGCCGAGCTGGAAAACGTGTCCAAGTCATACGGCGAAAAAGTGATCATCACCGACTTCACCGGCACGATCATGCGTGGCGACAAGGTCGGCCTGATCGGCCCGAACGGCGCGGGCAAGACGACGCTGCTGAAGATCATCCTGGGCGAGGAAACGGCCGACAGCGGCACCACGCGTCTCGGTACCAAGCTGAACGTGGCCTACTTCGACCAGATGCGCGCCCAGCTCAACGAAGAGGCGAGCCTGGCCGATACCATCTCACCGGGCAGCGACTGGGTCGAGGTCAATGGCCAGCGCAAGCACGTCATGACTTACCTGAACGACTTCCTGTTCGCGCCGGAACGTGCCCGTTCGCCGGTGAAATCGCTCTCGGGCGGCGAGCGCAACCGCCTGCTGCTGGCCCGTCTGTTCGCCAAGCCGGCGAACTGCCTGGTGCTGGACGAACCGACCAACGACCTCGACATCGATACCCTCGAACTGCTGGAAGAACTGCTCGAGGACTATACCGGCACCGTGTTCCTGGTGAGCCACGACCGAACCTTCCTCGACAATGTCGTTACGCAAGTGATCGTGGCCGAAGGGCAGGGCATGTGGCGCGAATACGTGGGCGGCTACAGCGACTGGGAGCGCGTCAAGTCGCAAGCGCCGCAGGTGGCGGCTGCGTCCGCGAAATCGGTCCCGGCGAAGAATGCCGAGCCTGCGGCGCCGGCCGCCGCGGCAGCCGCGGTGAAGAAGGTAAAGCTGAGCTACAAGGAACAGCGCGAACTGGAAGAGCTGCCCCAGCTCATCGCCTCGCTCGAGGACGAGCAGTCGGCGATTACCGCGCAGCTCAATGCGCCGGACTTCTACAAGACCAATCCGGCCGACGCGCGCCGCATCAATGCACGCTTTGCCGAGATCGACGAATTGTTGATGGACGCACTCGAACGCTGGGAGCGCATCGAAGCCCGCGCGCGCGGCGACGCCTGA
- a CDS encoding EpsD family peptidyl-prolyl cis-trans isomerase, which translates to MVALLSAALAGCSGRSAPTKPGQALANVNGEEITVLQLNEEIQRAGIPATRQPDASKQLLQALIDRELLEHAATQEKLDRDPKVMGAIERARSLIVAQAYMQKRLANVAKPTPAEVEEYYKAHPDYFDKRKQFSMDQLVIAGSDLTPEVRKAADSARSLEEVAVWLDAHGIKYGRAQITRSTADLNPALAKKLLAMPKGQLFSVREGERAMMLSIAEVREAPVPLNVATPQIAQYLLTRKHKEVAAAEVDRLREGARIEYLNKELALDARAAPASLANPRGTDAGDAGRAGKAVAPAAGTASGTGPAAMPETAPARTTGAGTPDAAAVDRGVAGLK; encoded by the coding sequence GTGGTCGCATTGCTGTCGGCCGCGCTGGCGGGATGCAGCGGACGCTCCGCACCGACCAAGCCGGGACAGGCCCTTGCCAACGTCAACGGCGAAGAGATCACGGTGCTGCAGCTGAACGAGGAGATCCAGCGCGCCGGCATCCCCGCCACGCGCCAGCCCGACGCCAGCAAGCAATTGCTGCAGGCGCTGATCGACCGCGAGCTGCTCGAGCACGCGGCAACCCAGGAAAAGCTCGACCGCGATCCGAAGGTGATGGGCGCCATCGAGCGCGCCCGTTCGCTGATCGTGGCGCAAGCCTACATGCAGAAGCGGCTGGCCAATGTCGCCAAGCCGACGCCGGCCGAGGTCGAGGAGTACTACAAGGCGCATCCCGACTACTTCGACAAGCGCAAGCAGTTCAGCATGGATCAGCTCGTCATCGCGGGGAGCGACCTCACGCCCGAGGTACGCAAGGCGGCCGATAGCGCGCGTTCGCTCGAAGAGGTTGCGGTCTGGCTCGATGCGCACGGCATCAAGTACGGCCGCGCCCAGATCACGCGCAGTACCGCCGACCTGAACCCCGCGCTGGCGAAGAAGCTGCTCGCCATGCCCAAAGGCCAACTGTTCAGCGTACGCGAAGGTGAGCGCGCCATGATGCTGTCGATAGCCGAGGTACGCGAGGCGCCGGTGCCGCTCAATGTCGCCACGCCCCAGATCGCGCAGTACCTGTTGACGCGCAAGCACAAGGAAGTGGCCGCGGCCGAGGTCGACCGGCTGCGTGAGGGAGCCAGGATCGAATACCTGAACAAGGAGCTGGCACTCGATGCGAGGGCCGCGCCGGCCAGTCTTGCCAATCCGCGTGGTACGGATGCCGGCGACGCGGGACGCGCCGGCAAGGCAGTGGCACCTGCTGCCGGCACGGCGTCCGGTACCGGCCCGGCGGCAATGCCCGAGACGGCTCCGGCGCGTACCACGGGCGCAGGAACGCCGGACGCCGCGGCGGTCGATCGCGGCGTCGCCGGCCTGAAGTAA
- a CDS encoding sugar-transfer associated ATP-grasp domain-containing protein, with protein MKQKLEMAQLRRPPNRLTAEEYRMYKLDGMSWEEKVQFLGVNSGTATNSNNDLRSQALTRDKLITYSILRLHGFSFPEIKAVAHPTRSFPDAVSLRSVQEIATYLQTQAAFPFFMKPIGGNAGAGSVWVDGYADGKLQLRNGDTIPLEKYFDRWRSFEGIVLQAVARPHPEIAQRFGPRLATARVVVLMGEDGPIIHRAVLRIPAGKNMIDNFRHGASGNLLGAIEVDSGLVSNVIGKKGNQLDTIPTHPDTGEQIIGFTLPDWEKAKDLCVQAAPLFPGIMYQSWDIAFTEEGPQTIEVNSGGDVDVLQLASGRGIADATWWKLFREPKPGNVLRRWMVRSGPWKRHA; from the coding sequence GTGAAACAAAAGCTTGAAATGGCGCAACTGCGCCGACCGCCCAATCGGCTGACGGCGGAAGAATATCGGATGTACAAGCTTGACGGCATGTCATGGGAAGAGAAGGTTCAGTTTCTAGGCGTAAACTCCGGCACCGCCACCAATTCAAATAATGACCTGCGCTCCCAAGCCCTTACTCGAGATAAGTTGATCACCTACAGCATCCTGCGTCTCCATGGATTCTCATTTCCTGAAATCAAGGCCGTTGCGCATCCAACGCGGAGTTTTCCGGATGCCGTCTCTTTACGTTCGGTGCAAGAGATCGCGACATATCTGCAAACCCAGGCCGCGTTCCCGTTTTTCATGAAACCAATCGGCGGCAATGCGGGCGCCGGATCGGTCTGGGTCGACGGCTACGCCGACGGCAAGCTGCAGCTGCGCAATGGCGATACGATTCCGCTCGAGAAATATTTCGATCGTTGGCGCTCGTTCGAGGGGATCGTGCTGCAGGCGGTGGCGCGTCCGCATCCGGAAATTGCGCAACGCTTCGGCCCCAGGCTGGCGACGGCGCGGGTGGTCGTGCTCATGGGCGAAGACGGGCCGATCATCCATCGCGCGGTCCTGCGCATTCCAGCAGGCAAGAACATGATCGACAATTTCAGGCACGGGGCGTCGGGCAACCTGCTCGGTGCCATCGAGGTCGACAGCGGGCTCGTGTCGAATGTGATCGGCAAGAAGGGGAACCAGTTGGATACCATCCCGACGCATCCCGATACCGGCGAGCAGATCATCGGCTTCACGCTGCCCGATTGGGAGAAGGCCAAGGACTTGTGCGTCCAGGCGGCACCGCTGTTCCCAGGCATCATGTACCAGTCCTGGGATATCGCCTTCACGGAGGAGGGCCCACAGACCATCGAGGTCAATTCGGGCGGCGATGTCGACGTGCTCCAGCTCGCCTCCGGACGGGGCATCGCCGACGCAACCTGGTGGAAGCTGTTCCGCGAACCGAAGCCCGGCAATGTCCTGCGGCGCTGGATGGTGCGCAGCGGTCCCTGGAAGCGCCACGCCTGA
- a CDS encoding SMI1/KNR4 family protein, whose amino-acid sequence MEGGRDGQFWCKGARNAAQTPRFHHRKPGMTKPYLYDASILPKDFTLPKSYVELALSQNQPDLSPWELLFLDVPRSSSYYGAMLQRYPDKPLVPFAIANDESGLFNDGYVVLACFDGNDKSGNPTIYYHDYGSDQHVHWSDRYCIPNFDEWLRVEGEESARYKASRAEDDSI is encoded by the coding sequence GTGGAAGGCGGGCGCGATGGCCAGTTCTGGTGCAAAGGGGCACGCAATGCAGCGCAAACTCCACGTTTCCATCATCGAAAGCCTGGAATGACCAAGCCTTATCTCTATGATGCGTCTATTCTTCCGAAAGACTTTACGCTGCCAAAAAGCTATGTGGAATTGGCCTTATCGCAAAATCAGCCGGATCTGTCCCCCTGGGAATTGTTGTTTCTGGATGTGCCGCGCAGTTCGAGCTATTACGGCGCGATGCTGCAGCGATATCCAGACAAGCCCTTGGTGCCGTTTGCTATAGCGAACGATGAAAGCGGCCTATTTAATGATGGATATGTCGTACTTGCTTGCTTTGATGGCAATGATAAGAGCGGTAATCCGACTATCTATTATCACGATTACGGAAGCGATCAGCACGTGCACTGGTCCGACAGATATTGCATACCGAACTTCGATGAATGGCTACGGGTCGAGGGGGAAGAGTCCGCACGGTATAAAGCAAGCCGGGCAGAGGATGACAGCATCTGA
- the epsE gene encoding polysaccharide export protein EpsE produces the protein MKTLAQWIMAAVLALGAGFASAAEVLLGPGDVVRLSVYGSPDLAVETRVSESGAITFPLLGQVAVGGLSVAAAEKKIGNLLEKGGYLKKAEVNMIVTTLASQQVSVLGQVNRPGRYPVEGRRKVLDLLAMAGGIGSEGGDLISLVRTRDGKTTRETIDVVDMVRKGELDKDFEVAGGDIIYVERAPRAYVTGEVQRPGAFRIERGMTVQQAISAGGGLTPRGSDNGMRITRRDAAGRPFTLEARASDPVQVDDVITVRESWF, from the coding sequence ATGAAAACACTTGCACAATGGATCATGGCAGCTGTGCTGGCACTGGGCGCCGGGTTCGCCAGCGCCGCCGAAGTGCTGCTCGGACCGGGCGACGTGGTGCGCCTGTCCGTGTACGGCAGCCCCGACCTGGCGGTCGAGACGCGGGTCAGCGAGAGTGGCGCCATTACCTTTCCCTTGCTGGGCCAGGTGGCCGTCGGCGGCCTGTCCGTTGCCGCAGCCGAGAAAAAGATCGGCAACCTGTTGGAAAAGGGTGGCTACCTGAAAAAAGCCGAGGTCAACATGATTGTCACCACGCTGGCCAGCCAGCAGGTCTCGGTCCTTGGACAGGTCAACCGGCCGGGGCGCTATCCGGTGGAAGGGCGACGCAAGGTACTGGACCTGCTCGCCATGGCTGGGGGAATCGGCTCCGAGGGAGGCGACCTCATCAGTCTGGTGCGTACCCGCGACGGCAAGACCACGCGCGAGACAATCGACGTTGTCGACATGGTGCGCAAGGGTGAACTCGACAAGGACTTCGAAGTGGCCGGCGGCGACATCATCTATGTCGAGCGCGCGCCCCGTGCCTATGTCACCGGCGAAGTGCAGCGGCCCGGGGCATTTCGCATCGAGCGGGGCATGACGGTCCAGCAGGCGATTTCCGCCGGCGGCGGCCTGACCCCGCGCGGCAGCGACAACGGCATGCGCATCACCCGCCGCGATGCCGCCGGCCGTCCTTTCACGCTCGAAGCCCGCGCCAGCGATCCGGTCCAGGTCGACGATGTGATCACCGTGCGCGAAAGCTGGTTCTGA
- a CDS encoding undecaprenyl-phosphate glucose phosphotransferase: MTVNDIPLISFFQRVLDPLIIMGSLYLSSMAFEEPFSGYSLVLMILAFFISSAVYQHIDPYRTWRSGRMFAYARDTLFGWCVTIAVLYFLGSASGLKYYYDERVLLAWIIATPATLLGSHILVRRAAGAPDRSRELRSVVVVGANDVGVKFAGVCARHPHLFMQVHGFFDDRARVRHPASLRHPVLGAVAELSSYVRTHNIKLIFISQPISAQPRIRRLIDELQDTTASVYFLPDVYVFDLMQARFDNVGGMPVIAICETPFMGLNGMLKRLCDIVLSSVFLVLLAPLMLTIAGAVKASSPGPVIFTQRRYGLYGEEIHVYKFRSMRVLDDGNEIVQARRDDGRVTPIGRFLRRTSLDELPQFVNVLQGRMSIVGPRPHAVAHNEQYRKLIKGYMLRHKVKPGITGWAQVNGLRGETATLDKMEARVQYDLDYLRNWSVWLDLWIILKTIRVILTRENAF; this comes from the coding sequence ATGACGGTCAACGACATTCCGCTCATCTCGTTCTTCCAGCGAGTGCTCGATCCCCTGATCATCATGGGGTCGCTGTACCTGTCGTCGATGGCATTCGAGGAACCGTTCTCCGGCTATTCGCTGGTGCTGATGATTCTCGCCTTCTTCATCTCCTCGGCGGTCTACCAGCACATCGACCCCTACCGCACCTGGCGCAGCGGGCGCATGTTCGCCTATGCCCGCGACACCTTGTTCGGCTGGTGCGTGACGATTGCGGTGTTGTACTTCCTCGGCTCGGCCAGCGGGCTGAAATACTATTACGACGAACGGGTGCTGCTGGCCTGGATCATCGCCACCCCGGCCACCCTGCTGGGCAGCCATATCCTCGTGCGCCGCGCCGCCGGAGCGCCCGATCGCAGCCGTGAGCTGCGCTCCGTGGTCGTGGTCGGCGCCAACGATGTCGGCGTCAAGTTCGCCGGCGTATGCGCGCGCCATCCGCACCTGTTCATGCAAGTGCATGGCTTTTTCGACGACCGCGCCAGGGTGCGCCATCCCGCCAGCCTGCGCCATCCCGTGCTCGGCGCCGTCGCGGAGTTGAGCAGCTATGTGCGGACCCATAACATCAAGCTGATTTTCATCAGCCAGCCGATCTCCGCGCAGCCGCGCATCCGCCGCCTGATCGACGAATTGCAGGACACGACGGCCTCGGTGTACTTCCTGCCCGACGTCTACGTGTTCGACCTGATGCAGGCACGCTTCGACAACGTCGGCGGCATGCCCGTCATCGCCATCTGCGAAACCCCGTTCATGGGCCTGAACGGCATGCTCAAGCGGCTCTGCGACATCGTGCTGTCCAGCGTGTTCCTGGTCTTGCTGGCGCCCCTGATGTTGACGATTGCAGGGGCTGTGAAGGCCAGTTCGCCAGGGCCGGTGATCTTCACGCAGCGCCGCTACGGCCTGTACGGAGAAGAAATCCACGTCTACAAATTCCGCTCGATGCGGGTGCTCGACGACGGCAACGAGATCGTCCAGGCCCGCCGCGACGATGGCCGCGTGACGCCCATCGGCCGCTTCCTGCGCCGCACCTCGCTCGACGAATTGCCACAGTTCGTCAACGTGCTGCAAGGTCGCATGAGCATCGTCGGACCGCGGCCCCATGCCGTCGCTCACAACGAGCAGTATCGGAAACTGATCAAGGGCTACATGTTGCGCCACAAAGTGAAACCAGGCATCACCGGCTGGGCCCAGGTCAACGGCTTGCGCGGTGAAACGGCCACGCTCGACAAGATGGAAGCACGCGTCCAGTACGACCTGGACTATTTGCGCAACTGGTCGGTATGGCTGGACCTGTGGATCATTTTGAAGACAATCCGGGTAATTTTGACGCGAGAGAACGCGTTCTGA